The following coding sequences lie in one Acipenser ruthenus chromosome 47, fAciRut3.2 maternal haplotype, whole genome shotgun sequence genomic window:
- the LOC117401494 gene encoding G-protein coupled receptor 54-like — MFPDASESPSLKDSIAFLLNDSCVGPGLCRNSSGPLNPPFLVDAWLVPLFFAILMVVGLAGNSLVIYVVTKHKKMRTVTNFYIANLATTDIIFLVCCVPFTAALYPLPSWIFGEFMCKLVNYIQQVSAQATCVTLTAMSVDRWYVTVYPLHSLRQRTPQVAATVSLGIWIGSFLVSIPVPMYHRITKGEWFGPQTYCTEHFPSISHEKAFILYNFLAVYLLPLVTICVCYTAMLCQMGRPTVEPSDNNYQLQLLAGRSEAMRAKISRMVAVMVLLFALCWGPIQLYILVQAFSPSFERDYYIYKVKIWAHCMSYTNSSVNPIVYSFMGTNFRKAFKKAFPFIFKQRIAAANLPQGTANAEMHFISSGSQIAPTSQE, encoded by the exons ATGTTTCCTGACGCGTCGGAGAGCCCCAGTTTGAAGGACTCCATCGCGTTCCTGCTCAATGACTCGTGTGTCGGGCCGGGTCTGTGCAGGAACAGCTCGGGTCCGCTTAACCCCCCGTTCCTGGTCGATGCCTGGCTCGTGCCCCTCTTCTTCGCCATTCTCATGGTGGTGGGGCTCGCGGGCAACTCACTGGTCATCTACGTCGTTACCAAACACAAGAAAATGAGGACTGTCACCAACTTCTACATCG CTAACCTGGCCACCACTGACATCATCTTCCTGGTGTGCTGCGTGCCCTTCACCGCCGCTCTGTACCCACTTCCCAGCTGGATCTTCGGGGAGTTCATGTGCAAATTAGTCAATTACATCCAGCAG gtttCTGCCCAAGCGACGTGCGTGACACTGACAGCGATGAGTGTTGACCGCTGGTACGTGACGGTGTATCCACTGCACTCCCTGCGACAGAGAACTCCTCAAGTCGCCGCCACAGTGAGTCTGGGGATCTGGATAG GCTCATTCTTGGTGTCCATCCCAGTCCCCATGTACCACCGGATAACCAAAGGGGAATGGTTCGGACCACAGACCTACTGCACTGAACACTTCCCCTCCATCTCCCACGAGAAAGCCTTCATCCTCTACAATTTCCTGGCGGTCTACTTGCTCCCCCTAGTGACCATCTGTGTGTGTTACACCGCCATGCTATGCCAGATGGGGCGCCCCACTGTGGAACCATCTGACAACAACTATCAG CTGCAGTTGCTGGCGGGGCGCTCGGAGGCGATGAGAGCCAAGATCTCCCGCATGGTGGCTGTGATGGTGCTTCTCTTTGCCCTCTGCTGGGGCCCCATCCAGCTCTACATCCTGGTGCAGGCCTTCAGCCCCAGCTTTGAGCGTGACTACTACATCTACAAGGTGAAGATCTGGGCTCACTGCATGTCCTACACCAACTCCTCTGTCAACCCGATTGTGTACTCCTTCATGGGAACTAACTTCCGCAAGGCCTTCAAGAAAGCCTTCCCCTTCATATTCAAGCAGCGCATCGCGGCCGCCAACCTTCCCCAGGGCACTGCCAACGCAGAGATGCACTTCATCTCCTCTGGATCTCAGATTGCACCCACGAGCCAGGAGTAA